From Algoriphagus sp. NG3, the proteins below share one genomic window:
- a CDS encoding RagB/SusD family nutrient uptake outer membrane protein → MQLRIYTLLLVLLMMGSCSDDFTDLTPLGNVTTGNFWKTEEDAITASNALYQHWDDDDLFGRGIMYLIAACDDFHQGRNDAAAAAVRNFQATGQEGRIANIYPKMYTVIQRANTILRYVPEMDIDASLKNRVLGEAYFARAHAYFWLAPRFGDHRAGIPIVTVENMDESSFTRPSHVIENYSLMEQDLKQAAELLPYLTDYGSSDLGRAHKDAAHAYLAKTYLLWAQYDDSKWTNVVTYADLVISSPTGRSLINTGNPSEDFASVFYVENNFSSEYIFSTVSSNERGQILPGVMLENTGWGLYNGWGTFSPTLELYNAFEEGDQRKKATLLEFGDTFEFLGNARRYYSGNSWTGIQVNKYMQPYRTPESVHLNPNGNYPTTNLNIPLIRFAEVLLMKSEALIMMGQNGDAPLNLVRQRAGLAPISGATLSDLKQERRVELAAEYADRHLDLVRWGDAQAAYAKQATGRNHSEKTNPDSGFEVYETWPARNFNPTIHHVWPIPPNTIAISGISQNEGW, encoded by the coding sequence ATGCAACTAAGAATATATACATTGTTATTGGTCCTTCTGATGATGGGCTCATGTAGTGATGATTTCACTGACCTTACTCCCTTAGGAAATGTAACCACTGGGAATTTCTGGAAAACTGAAGAAGATGCCATTACCGCTTCAAACGCACTCTACCAGCATTGGGATGATGATGACTTGTTTGGAAGGGGGATTATGTATCTCATCGCAGCCTGTGATGATTTTCATCAGGGAAGAAATGATGCGGCCGCTGCGGCTGTAAGGAACTTCCAGGCAACAGGGCAGGAAGGAAGAATAGCCAACATTTATCCTAAAATGTACACAGTCATCCAGCGGGCCAATACCATTCTGAGGTATGTGCCTGAGATGGACATTGATGCCTCACTGAAAAACAGGGTGTTGGGAGAAGCATACTTCGCCAGGGCACATGCTTATTTTTGGCTGGCTCCAAGATTCGGTGATCACAGAGCGGGAATTCCTATCGTGACGGTGGAAAATATGGATGAAAGCTCCTTTACCAGGCCGTCCCATGTGATTGAAAATTATAGCTTGATGGAGCAGGATCTGAAGCAAGCAGCAGAGTTGTTACCTTACTTAACTGACTATGGCTCATCTGACCTAGGGAGGGCACACAAGGATGCCGCTCATGCCTACCTGGCCAAAACGTATTTGCTTTGGGCTCAATATGACGACAGTAAATGGACAAATGTAGTCACCTATGCTGATCTGGTAATCAGTTCGCCTACAGGAAGATCTCTGATCAATACGGGAAATCCTTCAGAGGATTTTGCCTCGGTTTTCTATGTGGAAAACAACTTCTCTTCGGAGTACATTTTCTCAACTGTATCAAGCAATGAGCGGGGTCAGATCCTTCCGGGGGTGATGCTTGAAAATACAGGATGGGGATTGTACAATGGTTGGGGCACTTTCTCTCCTACATTGGAATTGTACAATGCTTTTGAAGAAGGAGATCAACGGAAGAAGGCCACCCTCTTGGAGTTTGGAGATACATTTGAGTTCTTGGGCAATGCCAGAAGATATTATTCAGGTAATTCATGGACGGGGATCCAGGTGAATAAATACATGCAGCCTTACAGGACTCCTGAGTCAGTGCATTTAAATCCTAATGGTAATTATCCCACCACGAATCTGAATATCCCTCTGATCAGGTTTGCTGAAGTCCTTTTGATGAAATCTGAGGCACTGATCATGATGGGACAGAACGGTGACGCGCCGCTCAACTTGGTAAGGCAACGAGCAGGATTGGCACCTATATCAGGTGCTACACTTTCAGACCTTAAGCAGGAAAGAAGGGTGGAGCTTGCCGCTGAATATGCGGACAGACACTTGGATTTGGTGAGATGGGGGGATGCGCAAGCTGCTTATGCCAAGCAGGCGACGGGAAGAAACCATTCGGAGAAAACCAACCCGGATTCTGGGTTTGAAGTCTATGAAACTTGGCCTGCCAGAAACTTCAATCCAACTATCCATCATGTGTGGCCGATTCCTCCGAATACCATTGCTATTTCCGGAATCTCACAAAACGAAGGCTGGTAA
- a CDS encoding flavodoxin family protein, protein MKDKIDFSGLRALIVNCTLKKSPIPSHTSRLIDLATGIMEREHVTVDYIRFIDHEVPPGESPDMTEYGWETDEWPALFERVLQADILIIAAPIWLGQQSSVAKKLIERLDGMSSETNSKGQYIYYGKVGGCLITGNEDGIKHSAMGILYSLQHLGFSIPPQADCGWIGEVGPGPSYGDTEWQGKTIDPPKGFDSDFTNRSVTFMTYNLMHLASALNKQGGYPPYGNSSDAWEKGERWEFRKPGGGG, encoded by the coding sequence ATGAAAGATAAAATTGATTTCAGTGGATTACGAGCCCTTATCGTCAACTGTACCCTGAAAAAATCCCCAATTCCCAGTCATACCTCCAGACTGATAGACTTGGCTACAGGTATAATGGAGAGAGAGCATGTGACAGTCGATTACATTAGGTTTATAGACCATGAAGTGCCCCCGGGAGAGTCTCCGGATATGACTGAATACGGATGGGAAACGGACGAGTGGCCAGCGCTGTTTGAGCGGGTACTTCAGGCTGATATATTGATCATAGCAGCACCAATATGGCTAGGTCAGCAATCTTCTGTAGCTAAAAAACTGATTGAGAGACTGGACGGGATGAGTAGTGAGACAAATTCTAAAGGTCAGTATATCTATTACGGAAAAGTAGGAGGCTGTCTCATCACAGGGAATGAAGATGGGATCAAGCATAGTGCTATGGGGATCCTATATTCTTTACAGCATTTAGGATTTAGCATTCCACCACAGGCGGACTGCGGATGGATCGGCGAAGTGGGGCCAGGCCCAAGTTATGGGGATACCGAATGGCAGGGAAAGACTATTGATCCTCCAAAAGGCTTTGATTCGGATTTTACTAACAGGAGCGTGACTTTTATGACCTACAACTTAATGCATTTGGCTTCTGCCCTCAACAAACAGGGAGGCTACCCGCCATATGGCAACTCATCTGATGCATGGGAAAAGGGTGAAAGATGGGAGTTCAGGAAGCCAGGTGGTGGGGGATGA
- a CDS encoding alkaline phosphatase, with the protein MYSNVFSWRHWLLLCLSGLFSVFAFGQQSKIHSHNDYLRKAPFWEAFANGCASIEVDVILVSEKLFVAHEQESIHQARTIENLYLQPIHQGLQTGLIADPMPFFLTVDIKSEPYETLKQLMKSVEPYQDMMYNAQHDSGLKLVVSGNRPLPQEYGDYPDYIFFDHQDVEDLGTISLDKVAMVSLPFGNYSQWGGKGRMVEEEAAVVTQVVEKVHQAGKLIRFWASPDSKSAWKALHNIGVDFINTDKPFEINSYLASLEQRYVGSTIKSEIVELNFENDEVQRQVDNVILMIGDGNGLAQLSAGMYANGNELNITNLKNVGLAKTQSADDFTTDSAAGGTALATGNKTNNRGIGVDSNGQSIENLSHILSKKGFGTGIISSDHITGATPATFYAHKKDRDMIGPISQDLYGSSLNLFIGAGKNDFLRYQNHALDSLKARGFSLLGSLDQVASSTEGKVGYFASNHGLPSIEKGRAGFLKNSTEAAISYLENRGAPFFLMVENGHIDVGGHVNDARMIVEEVIDFDQAVGAALKFASNNPNTLVIITADHETGGVTIPQGSVADNMVELEFSTDDHTGIMVPVFAFGPYSGDFSGVYENTEVFDKIMTILLKYHAKTIE; encoded by the coding sequence ATGTATTCGAATGTTTTTTCTTGGAGGCACTGGCTTCTTCTCTGCTTATCCGGTTTATTTTCAGTGTTTGCCTTTGGGCAACAGTCGAAAATCCACAGCCACAATGACTATCTCCGCAAGGCACCTTTTTGGGAGGCTTTTGCCAATGGCTGTGCCTCCATTGAAGTGGATGTAATACTGGTTTCGGAAAAACTCTTTGTGGCGCATGAGCAGGAAAGTATTCATCAAGCCAGAACCATTGAAAATCTTTATCTCCAACCGATCCATCAAGGGTTGCAGACAGGCTTGATAGCCGATCCTATGCCGTTTTTCCTGACTGTGGATATCAAATCTGAGCCTTATGAGACACTGAAACAGTTGATGAAAAGCGTCGAGCCTTACCAGGATATGATGTATAATGCACAGCATGACAGTGGGCTAAAACTGGTTGTTTCCGGAAACAGACCACTTCCTCAGGAGTATGGTGATTATCCTGATTATATCTTTTTTGACCATCAGGATGTAGAGGATCTGGGAACAATTTCTCTCGACAAAGTCGCAATGGTCAGCCTGCCCTTTGGCAACTATTCGCAATGGGGTGGTAAAGGTAGGATGGTGGAAGAGGAGGCGGCTGTGGTCACCCAGGTTGTTGAAAAAGTACATCAGGCAGGAAAGCTGATCCGTTTTTGGGCTAGTCCGGATTCCAAATCTGCATGGAAAGCACTCCATAATATTGGAGTGGATTTCATCAATACGGATAAACCTTTTGAAATAAACAGTTATCTGGCTAGTCTAGAACAACGGTATGTCGGAAGCACCATCAAAAGTGAGATTGTAGAATTGAACTTTGAAAATGATGAAGTGCAGCGCCAAGTAGATAATGTCATCCTAATGATAGGGGATGGGAACGGTTTGGCGCAACTCTCCGCAGGAATGTATGCCAATGGGAATGAGTTGAATATCACCAACCTCAAGAATGTGGGATTGGCAAAAACCCAGTCTGCTGATGATTTTACTACAGATTCAGCTGCCGGTGGGACGGCCTTGGCCACAGGAAATAAGACAAACAACAGGGGAATAGGGGTAGACAGCAATGGTCAAAGTATAGAAAACCTATCCCATATCTTATCGAAAAAGGGATTTGGAACGGGGATAATCAGTTCTGACCACATTACAGGTGCTACTCCTGCCACTTTTTACGCACATAAAAAAGACAGGGATATGATCGGACCGATATCCCAAGATTTATATGGGAGTAGCTTGAATTTATTTATAGGAGCAGGAAAGAATGATTTTCTAAGATATCAAAACCATGCGTTGGATAGTTTAAAGGCTAGAGGTTTTAGCCTATTGGGAAGTCTGGATCAAGTGGCGAGCTCTACAGAAGGGAAAGTGGGGTATTTTGCTTCAAATCACGGTCTCCCAAGTATTGAAAAAGGGAGAGCAGGATTCTTGAAAAACAGCACAGAGGCTGCAATAAGTTATTTGGAAAACAGGGGGGCTCCATTTTTTCTAATGGTGGAAAATGGCCATATAGATGTAGGTGGGCATGTCAATGATGCCAGAATGATTGTGGAGGAAGTGATTGATTTTGATCAGGCAGTGGGAGCCGCTTTAAAATTTGCCAGTAATAACCCCAACACACTTGTGATCATCACAGCTGATCATGAGACAGGTGGGGTGACGATTCCCCAAGGAAGTGTAGCAGATAATATGGTTGAGTTGGAGTTTTCAACAGATGATCATACCGGAATTATGGTTCCTGTCTTTGCTTTTGGCCCCTACTCCGGTGATTTTTCCGGGGTGTATGAAAATACAGAGGTGTTTGATAAAATCATGACTATCCTTTTAAAGTATCATGCTAAGACTATAGAATAA
- a CDS encoding TonB-dependent receptor translates to MKSKFYCLFLLYVLSGGGLYAQHVLKGVVLGKADKAPFPGATVIANGDIYKGTVTDTKGEFTLDLANETGEVTVSFIGMETVTVPYQASVFLSVELAEETNSLDEVVVIGYGTAKRSNLTTAVATLENVSRTVDRPISSPQEMLQGQVAGVTVVSNSGDPGSSPSVIIRGRGTFNNEEPLYVVDGMPYYGSRINPNDIESMVVLKDAAAAAIYGAQAASGVIVITTKSGKSGAPRVALDFYQGWQSAYRTPQALNATEYSQAYTQAAIHAGATPNPAHDSNVNPWGQVTRTNWMDEIFRTGAITNANLQISGGSDRARYSTSFGYHKKEGLLLNTDYELFSLRLKGDYEITNKFRVGQNVYLNQSAAYGTNTSSSYSGAIINAIYMNPAAPVYDEDGNFHGTVPFELSQFAGAYGDTYNPVSLLLRPSRKAPRFNVNAITYAEYDVLEDLTFKSSFSLDLWNWSDRTFSPRAPEIGRPSNMNYLDQSSGNSTRWIWDQQLNYNKTFGRHNLGLTAVYTAQFRKEESHSFTVQDFDREDDWFQYPGNANTILNVPGYSAFEDALTSAIGRATYDFDDRYFIMGSIRRDQTSRLAPSTRTDFFPAVSGAWKISSESFFQSNLIDLLKIRASWGQVGNISSVGYYAFNVPMSAGNNVILGEPGERNRHISLNEITNANLKWERSETLNFGLDATLFQNKLQFTAEYYEKYTRGLILRNSPDPHSGVPTGALSNVGTVSNKGLEMSLNYSGNVGELSYQVGGNFSTIKNELVDLDEFTNDFIQHSDNIRTSVYPFRSEPGQPLYSYHLIPNTGIFQNQEQIDSYLNSDGEKIQPNARPGDLIFQDVNGDGRINDSDRIFMGNAMPDFTYGINITMEYKNFDLMVFGQGVSGVELFNGYKHTAYNAGLQGYNLDRRVLDAWTTQNPNATIPVLSTQDPNSNFGTASDWYLESGDYFRIKNISLGYTFSLEQWKTGSQVRLYGSAENLATFTKYSGLDPEVGSGTVIDNGVFPSPRTFTVGFNMNF, encoded by the coding sequence ATGAAATCAAAATTTTACTGCTTATTCCTTTTGTACGTTCTGTCAGGAGGCGGGCTTTATGCGCAACATGTTTTGAAGGGGGTGGTACTCGGGAAGGCAGACAAGGCACCTTTTCCGGGTGCCACTGTGATAGCAAATGGGGATATATATAAAGGAACGGTCACCGATACCAAGGGTGAGTTCACGCTTGATCTGGCCAATGAAACTGGTGAAGTCACTGTCTCATTTATAGGAATGGAAACAGTGACTGTACCCTATCAGGCTTCTGTCTTTCTGAGCGTGGAGCTGGCGGAAGAGACAAACTCCCTGGATGAGGTAGTGGTTATTGGTTATGGTACTGCCAAGCGGAGTAATCTGACAACTGCTGTTGCAACCCTGGAGAATGTATCCAGAACGGTGGATAGGCCTATTTCCAGTCCTCAGGAGATGCTTCAGGGACAGGTGGCAGGTGTTACTGTAGTTTCAAATTCAGGAGATCCAGGGTCTTCTCCCAGTGTAATAATCCGAGGGAGAGGTACTTTTAACAATGAAGAGCCTCTGTATGTGGTGGATGGAATGCCTTATTATGGATCCAGAATAAATCCCAACGACATCGAAAGCATGGTAGTGCTGAAGGACGCTGCGGCTGCTGCTATCTATGGAGCCCAAGCTGCCTCCGGTGTTATAGTAATTACTACTAAAAGCGGTAAATCCGGCGCACCTAGAGTTGCGTTGGACTTCTATCAGGGATGGCAATCAGCCTACCGGACTCCGCAGGCTTTGAACGCTACTGAATATTCTCAGGCGTACACTCAGGCGGCTATCCACGCTGGGGCAACTCCCAATCCTGCCCATGATTCGAATGTCAATCCTTGGGGACAGGTGACCAGAACCAATTGGATGGATGAGATTTTTAGAACGGGGGCTATTACAAATGCCAACCTTCAGATAAGTGGAGGAAGTGACAGAGCCAGATATAGTACCTCTTTTGGTTACCATAAAAAAGAAGGATTACTGTTGAATACGGATTACGAACTGTTTTCTCTTCGGTTGAAGGGGGATTACGAAATCACCAACAAATTTAGAGTGGGTCAAAATGTATATCTGAACCAATCGGCAGCTTATGGGACAAATACCAGCAGCAGCTACAGTGGGGCAATCATCAATGCGATCTATATGAATCCTGCCGCTCCGGTATATGATGAGGATGGGAATTTTCACGGGACAGTACCATTTGAGCTTTCCCAGTTTGCAGGGGCATATGGTGATACCTATAACCCTGTTTCCTTACTTCTTCGTCCCAGTAGAAAAGCTCCACGATTCAATGTCAATGCAATCACCTATGCAGAGTACGATGTCTTGGAGGACCTTACGTTCAAATCAAGTTTTTCCCTTGATTTATGGAACTGGAGTGACCGTACATTTTCTCCAAGGGCTCCAGAAATCGGACGTCCAAGCAACATGAATTATCTAGATCAGAGCTCAGGAAATTCTACCCGATGGATCTGGGATCAGCAGCTCAACTATAATAAAACTTTTGGCAGACATAATCTTGGTCTTACTGCGGTTTATACGGCTCAGTTCAGAAAAGAAGAGTCTCATAGCTTCACGGTTCAGGATTTTGACCGGGAGGATGATTGGTTTCAATATCCAGGAAATGCCAATACTATCCTCAATGTGCCAGGGTACAGTGCATTTGAAGATGCATTGACCTCGGCTATAGGGAGAGCGACCTACGATTTTGACGATCGCTATTTCATTATGGGAAGTATCAGACGTGACCAGACCTCACGGCTGGCTCCGTCCACAAGGACAGACTTTTTTCCTGCGGTATCCGGTGCCTGGAAGATTTCTTCCGAATCGTTCTTTCAAAGCAATTTGATAGATCTATTGAAAATCAGGGCATCCTGGGGACAGGTTGGAAATATTTCATCAGTGGGCTATTATGCGTTTAATGTGCCGATGTCAGCTGGTAATAATGTTATTCTGGGCGAACCGGGAGAAAGAAACAGACATATTTCCCTGAATGAAATCACCAATGCAAATCTTAAATGGGAAAGGTCAGAAACCCTGAATTTCGGCCTTGATGCAACTCTTTTCCAAAACAAATTACAGTTTACAGCTGAATACTATGAGAAATATACCCGTGGGTTGATCCTGAGAAACTCACCGGATCCACATTCCGGGGTGCCGACCGGCGCGCTCTCCAATGTGGGTACAGTATCCAACAAAGGACTGGAAATGAGCCTAAACTACAGTGGGAATGTAGGTGAGTTGTCCTATCAGGTGGGAGGAAACTTCTCCACCATCAAAAATGAATTGGTCGATCTGGATGAATTCACCAATGATTTTATCCAACATAGTGATAATATCCGGACTTCTGTCTATCCATTCAGAAGTGAGCCGGGCCAGCCGCTCTATTCCTATCACTTGATCCCGAACACGGGCATTTTTCAAAATCAGGAGCAGATAGATTCTTACCTCAACAGTGATGGGGAGAAAATACAACCCAATGCAAGGCCCGGAGACCTGATATTTCAGGATGTAAACGGGGATGGAAGAATTAATGACTCCGACAGGATATTTATGGGTAATGCCATGCCTGATTTCACTTATGGTATCAATATTACCATGGAGTACAAAAATTTCGATCTGATGGTGTTCGGACAGGGAGTAAGTGGTGTGGAGCTGTTCAATGGCTACAAACACACGGCTTACAATGCGGGACTTCAGGGGTATAATCTGGACAGAAGAGTTCTGGATGCCTGGACTACCCAAAATCCAAATGCAACTATTCCTGTATTATCCACCCAAGATCCCAACAGTAATTTCGGAACAGCATCAGACTGGTACCTTGAAAGCGGTGATTATTTCAGGATTAAGAACATCTCTTTAGGCTATACATTTTCTCTCGAGCAGTGGAAGACAGGCTCTCAGGTAAGACTTTACGGGTCTGCTGAGAACCTGGCGACTTTCACCAAATACTCCGGCTTGGATCCAGAAGTAGGATCTGGGACTGTCATAGATAACGGTGTTTTCCCATCCCCAAGAACATTTACGGTTGGGTTTAATATGAATTTCTAA
- a CDS encoding two-component regulator propeller domain-containing protein: MSRSCIILIALFLSFAPLSISLAQKLKFRTYLVEDGLSNNSVNLLANDPSGAIWIGTWNGLNLYDGKSFLVFSHRPNEPNSLPGNYIYGVEIDKDERVWVWSDPKILSLLQPDSTFSHHRFENRIDHVFLTAHSKVAVQVADSLFVYDGERDGFQACPSCAPRAKFSEIPIPASISHLSFWDSKKDKKGNAWYASKDQGLFFQPYHVESRESYPQHYTADAFNPYGLRSNEVTAVLEDHFGNIWLGLKDGGVARALRHTEVVNHIYPHPKTHPNLPGEAVRAVVEEADGTLWIGYYNSGIYFRRPGQESFEKLDISSFNTDSEWGRIRSLCVDESGLVWAGTYAGVVKIRDKKIMELVEGDNKSFYKRVYGFAEDVQTKRLWLGAWDGVSLYNRERESFEAFKGQEQLEGLNIRNLIYSDSTLFIATEKHGLALWKDGKVGFFDKAKGLLDNSVYSVYKDEDTDRLWIGTHSGVTLWDVKTDSVSYITEQQGLMSNFVYGMMSHANSMWVGTAKGIARINKETLDVWALDPEEGWQSSEFSEGAYFKSGRGLMYFGGVNGLNSFHPNDFRSEIALPKTLVFQQELPASAPYSASFTVATIGFGIDPNNRILYRVLPGETEWSELAPNGILGLSGQPEGSYKLEVRNSLGKPGEVVTKEFTVLLPLWKKPLFYFFMVIFVLGVSGWWRFRTVKRIQRKLELKIQERTKVIARQKADLENANQVLEAKNKEIEEQKKRLQILHSKHQNAGFEMEKFTGYVVDQIRKPLSDLKLSIESATFRDSKVKNGVRFQLDRVMELFSEINGSGKSMEIGEVTPSLTILPDLFQHLNQEMAGAIKESNIQYRYSENLSRGWVSLDVMRLKLFLQNLFKEILKFQDEDAMLDVQVKTSEGNLLILVDTSSSTLMDAIDTFSQYSIYIQSAKNLLAELSGEMQILPKEASVAIRVQIPIQEIETKNLNTSVKNWKHIALADEIPEGKKVVLIYGKRFEADGLVKVMEDDSLFFIQEDDPDMVSSALNTISIDILILYNEKVTENVAKIISAANLFPTLPILFMYEILSYGQQERLLDMGIKDFIQLPTGKSLISRKIKSLLAESIDMVRPLKLESILSQDEPKVELSPNEKLLREALQEIKQNFDKPSFKVETLYGHLGVSKIKLYRIFKDILHLAPSDLIQQLRMEKANTLLQKSQMNVSEVSFACGFNDPKHFSKIFKKYYGYSPKTFQKLDTAGDPFGRV, translated from the coding sequence ATGAGTCGTAGCTGCATTATACTGATTGCCCTTTTTCTGTCTTTTGCCCCTCTCTCAATTTCCCTTGCCCAAAAGCTTAAATTCAGGACGTATCTTGTAGAAGATGGTCTCTCCAATAATTCGGTTAACCTTCTGGCCAACGATCCATCCGGTGCAATTTGGATAGGGACTTGGAACGGCTTGAATTTATATGACGGCAAGTCTTTTCTGGTTTTCAGTCATCGGCCAAATGAGCCTAACAGTCTTCCCGGTAATTATATCTATGGTGTAGAAATAGATAAGGATGAACGGGTTTGGGTGTGGTCAGATCCGAAAATCCTCAGTTTACTTCAACCGGACAGTACCTTCTCCCATCACAGATTTGAGAATAGGATAGATCATGTTTTTCTCACTGCCCATAGCAAGGTTGCAGTCCAGGTAGCTGATTCTCTTTTTGTATATGATGGGGAGAGGGATGGATTTCAGGCATGCCCTTCCTGTGCCCCACGGGCAAAATTCTCCGAGATACCCATCCCGGCTTCTATTTCCCACCTGAGCTTCTGGGATTCAAAAAAAGATAAAAAAGGGAACGCCTGGTACGCTAGTAAGGATCAGGGGCTGTTTTTCCAGCCTTATCATGTGGAGTCCCGGGAGTCTTATCCCCAGCACTATACTGCTGACGCTTTTAACCCTTATGGACTTAGAAGCAATGAGGTCACCGCTGTATTGGAAGACCATTTCGGGAACATTTGGCTAGGCCTCAAGGATGGTGGGGTGGCCAGGGCATTGAGGCATACTGAGGTAGTAAACCATATCTACCCACACCCCAAAACACACCCCAACCTGCCTGGAGAAGCTGTAAGGGCAGTGGTGGAAGAGGCTGATGGAACACTATGGATTGGTTACTACAATTCCGGGATTTATTTCAGAAGACCCGGACAGGAAAGTTTTGAAAAACTGGACATTTCTTCCTTCAATACAGATTCTGAATGGGGCCGGATTAGAAGTCTCTGTGTGGATGAGTCAGGGCTGGTCTGGGCAGGCACCTATGCGGGGGTGGTTAAGATCAGGGATAAGAAAATCATGGAATTGGTTGAAGGAGATAACAAATCATTCTACAAGCGGGTATATGGGTTTGCGGAAGACGTTCAGACTAAAAGACTCTGGTTAGGTGCATGGGACGGGGTGTCGCTATATAACCGGGAGAGAGAAAGTTTTGAGGCTTTCAAGGGTCAGGAACAGCTAGAGGGGCTCAATATCAGAAACCTGATTTATAGCGACAGCACCTTGTTCATAGCCACAGAAAAGCATGGGTTAGCCCTGTGGAAGGATGGAAAGGTTGGTTTTTTTGATAAAGCCAAAGGGCTCTTGGATAATAGTGTGTACTCGGTTTACAAGGATGAGGATACAGATAGGTTATGGATAGGCACCCATAGTGGCGTGACGCTGTGGGATGTGAAAACGGACAGTGTTTCCTATATCACGGAGCAGCAGGGCTTGATGAGCAATTTTGTTTATGGAATGATGTCCCATGCCAATAGCATGTGGGTGGGCACCGCCAAAGGAATAGCCAGAATCAATAAGGAAACTTTGGACGTGTGGGCACTGGATCCGGAAGAAGGATGGCAGTCATCTGAGTTCTCTGAGGGAGCTTATTTTAAGAGTGGGAGAGGACTGATGTATTTTGGCGGGGTAAATGGGCTGAATAGTTTTCACCCCAATGATTTCCGCTCGGAGATAGCGCTTCCTAAAACCCTTGTTTTTCAGCAGGAACTTCCGGCTAGCGCGCCTTATTCAGCATCTTTTACTGTAGCTACCATTGGTTTTGGAATAGATCCCAACAACAGGATACTTTATAGGGTGCTGCCGGGAGAGACGGAGTGGAGCGAATTGGCCCCGAACGGGATCCTGGGTTTATCTGGACAGCCGGAAGGATCGTACAAATTGGAAGTTAGAAATTCCCTTGGGAAACCAGGCGAAGTCGTGACTAAGGAATTTACCGTTTTGCTGCCCCTGTGGAAGAAACCGTTGTTTTACTTTTTCATGGTGATTTTTGTATTGGGAGTGTCAGGTTGGTGGAGGTTCAGAACAGTGAAAAGGATTCAAAGAAAACTGGAACTTAAAATTCAGGAACGAACCAAAGTGATCGCAAGGCAGAAGGCTGATCTGGAAAATGCCAATCAGGTGCTTGAGGCAAAAAACAAGGAAATCGAAGAGCAAAAAAAACGATTGCAGATTCTTCACAGTAAACATCAGAATGCCGGTTTTGAAATGGAAAAGTTTACAGGGTATGTAGTGGATCAAATCAGGAAACCTCTATCCGATCTGAAATTGAGTATAGAAAGTGCAACGTTCAGAGATTCTAAGGTTAAAAACGGTGTCAGATTTCAATTGGACAGGGTAATGGAGTTGTTCAGTGAGATAAACGGATCGGGCAAATCAATGGAGATAGGGGAAGTTACTCCTTCACTCACCATTCTGCCTGATCTGTTCCAGCATCTAAACCAAGAAATGGCGGGAGCAATAAAAGAAAGCAATATCCAGTACAGATACAGCGAGAATCTATCAAGAGGTTGGGTTTCGCTGGATGTGATGAGGCTGAAACTTTTTCTTCAGAACCTTTTTAAGGAAATTCTCAAGTTTCAGGATGAAGATGCTATGTTGGATGTTCAGGTGAAAACATCGGAGGGCAACTTACTTATTCTGGTGGATACCAGCAGTTCTACCTTGATGGATGCTATTGACACATTCAGCCAATACAGTATTTATATACAGTCCGCCAAGAACCTGTTGGCAGAGCTGTCTGGGGAAATGCAGATTCTGCCGAAGGAAGCGTCAGTAGCGATCCGGGTTCAAATTCCAATTCAGGAAATTGAAACAAAAAACCTAAATACATCGGTCAAGAATTGGAAGCATATAGCTCTGGCTGATGAGATCCCTGAAGGGAAAAAGGTTGTCCTGATCTATGGTAAGCGTTTTGAGGCCGATGGTTTAGTCAAGGTAATGGAAGATGACTCCTTGTTTTTTATACAAGAGGATGATCCGGACATGGTATCATCGGCGTTGAATACCATAAGCATTGACATACTGATCCTGTATAATGAAAAAGTCACCGAGAATGTGGCTAAGATTATCAGTGCGGCGAATCTATTTCCCACACTTCCGATTTTGTTCATGTATGAAATCCTTTCCTATGGGCAGCAGGAAAGATTGCTGGATATGGGGATCAAAGATTTCATCCAATTGCCTACGGGAAAATCCCTGATAAGCAGAAAAATCAAAAGCTTGCTTGCTGAAAGTATCGATATGGTGCGACCCTTAAAACTGGAAAGCATATTGTCGCAGGATGAGCCAAAAGTAGAACTGAGTCCAAATGAAAAATTGCTCAGGGAAGCTTTACAGGAGATTAAACAGAATTTTGATAAGCCCTCTTTCAAGGTAGAGACCCTGTACGGGCATTTGGGCGTTTCTAAAATAAAACTTTATAGAATTTTTAAGGATATCCTTCATCTGGCTCCTTCTGATCTTATCCAGCAACTTCGGATGGAAAAGGCAAATACACTTCTTCAAAAAAGCCAGATGAATGTAAGCGAAGTAAGTTTTGCGTGCGGCTTCAATGATCCCAAACACTTCAGTAAGATTTTCAAGAAATACTATGGGTACAGTCCCAAGACCTTCCAAAAACTCGATACCGCAGGGGATCCTTTCGGCAGGGTATAG
- a CDS encoding helix-turn-helix transcriptional regulator: MDIKESFGQRVKQLRKGKGLSQEDLAEKSGLNRKNPRFSAGKCF, from the coding sequence ATGGATATAAAAGAGTCTTTTGGCCAGAGAGTGAAGCAATTGAGGAAAGGGAAAGGGCTGTCTCAGGAGGACCTAGCTGAAAAATCCGGACTCAACAGGAAGAACCCGAGATTTTCGGCGGGGAAATGTTTTTAA